A genome region from Roseomonas marmotae includes the following:
- a CDS encoding recombinase family protein, with amino-acid sequence MARKTPLKRLGGGDGVPGFIAYYRVSTDKQGASGLGLEAQQEAVERHVRAAGGRILDVFREVESGKKNDRPEIAAAIAACWSRRATLVIAKLDRLARNVAFVSNLMEAGIEFVACDNPHASRLTIHILAAVAEHEREMISARTKAALQAAKARGVRLGNPHLRAGDGGAISHATQIRIAKAAQHARDVLPAILAAQKAGCANHSQIAEALTARGIRTPAGGDIWHPVQVARILKRTSA; translated from the coding sequence ATGGCCCGCAAAACCCCGCTGAAGCGGCTGGGGGGCGGCGACGGCGTTCCGGGGTTCATCGCCTATTACCGCGTCTCGACCGACAAGCAGGGCGCCAGCGGCCTCGGACTAGAGGCCCAGCAGGAGGCGGTTGAGCGCCATGTGCGCGCCGCCGGCGGCCGCATCCTGGACGTGTTCCGGGAGGTGGAGAGCGGCAAGAAGAATGACCGCCCCGAGATCGCAGCGGCCATCGCTGCCTGCTGGTCGCGCCGCGCCACGCTGGTGATCGCCAAGCTGGACCGGCTGGCCCGCAACGTCGCCTTCGTCTCCAACCTGATGGAGGCCGGCATCGAGTTCGTCGCCTGCGACAACCCGCATGCCAGCCGCCTGACCATCCACATCCTGGCGGCCGTGGCCGAGCATGAGCGCGAGATGATCTCGGCGCGCACCAAGGCGGCCTTGCAGGCGGCCAAGGCGCGCGGCGTGCGCCTCGGCAACCCGCATCTCCGTGCCGGCGACGGCGGCGCCATCAGCCACGCCACCCAGATCCGCATCGCCAAGGCCGCGCAGCACGCCCGCGATGTGCTGCCCGCCATCCTGGCGGCGCAGAAGGCCGGCTGCGCCAACCACTCGCAGATTGCCGAGGCGCTGACCGCGCGCGGCATCCGCACCCCTGCCGGCGGTGACATCTGGCACCCCGTGCAGGTGGCCCGCATCCTGAAGAGGACCTCCGCCTGA
- a CDS encoding HNH endonuclease signature motif containing protein, which produces MGNPARRRAPLKMATQLLPAADLRTARPPPKQASDHYGTPEHRAWAAAVLRRAGSRCQGPGCDRTGTRLYADHIVELQDGGAPLALANGQALCGACHSAKTARVRAERQRTPPPPQRRP; this is translated from the coding sequence ATGGGCAACCCGGCCCGCCGGCGCGCCCCGCTGAAGATGGCGACGCAGCTGCTGCCGGCGGCCGACCTGCGCACCGCCCGGCCGCCGCCGAAGCAGGCCAGCGACCACTACGGCACGCCCGAGCATCGCGCCTGGGCTGCGGCGGTGCTGCGCCGGGCGGGCTCGCGCTGCCAGGGGCCGGGCTGCGACCGCACCGGCACCCGCCTCTATGCGGACCACATCGTCGAGCTGCAGGACGGCGGCGCCCCCCTCGCCCTGGCCAATGGGCAGGCCCTTTGCGGCGCCTGCCACTCGGCCAAGACGGCGCGCGTCAGGGCCGAGCGGCAGCGCACCCCGCCACCACCCCAGCGGCGCCCCTGA
- a CDS encoding 3'-5' exonuclease, whose product MLTRAADPLDLTQLEAMAAQLAASGHYRVLRRIAPRPALTPPPGTPTRLGLLLDLETTGLDAAQDEIIEMAMLPFTYGLDGTVYAVGEPFSRLRQPTRPIPPAVTALTGLTDEQVAGQQIDPAEVAAFIAPAALIIAHNAGFDRRFAEAFCPAFVEKPWACSQRGIDWAAEGFEGSKLGYLAMRHRLFFEGHRARHDCEATLEILARPLPASGVTGLARLLEGARQPRWRIWATDAPFHHKDRLKARGYRWNAEEKGAAQPRAWFIEVAEAERAAECAFLCQEIYGREWEPVMQRITALERYSVRG is encoded by the coding sequence ATGCTAACCCGTGCCGCAGATCCGCTCGACCTTACCCAGTTGGAGGCGATGGCGGCGCAACTGGCGGCCAGCGGCCACTATCGTGTGCTGCGGCGGATCGCGCCCCGGCCGGCGCTGACACCGCCCCCAGGCACCCCCACCCGGCTCGGCCTGCTGCTGGATCTGGAGACCACCGGGCTCGATGCCGCGCAGGACGAGATCATCGAGATGGCGATGCTGCCCTTCACCTATGGGCTGGATGGCACCGTCTATGCGGTGGGCGAGCCCTTCAGCCGGCTGCGCCAGCCCACCCGCCCCATCCCGCCGGCGGTCACGGCCCTGACGGGGCTGACGGATGAGCAGGTGGCGGGGCAGCAGATCGACCCGGCGGAGGTGGCTGCCTTCATTGCGCCCGCGGCGCTGATCATCGCCCATAATGCCGGCTTTGACCGGCGCTTTGCCGAGGCCTTCTGCCCGGCCTTCGTGGAGAAGCCCTGGGCCTGCTCGCAGCGGGGGATCGACTGGGCCGCTGAGGGGTTCGAGGGCAGCAAGCTGGGTTACCTCGCCATGCGGCACAGGCTGTTCTTTGAGGGGCACCGGGCGCGGCATGACTGCGAGGCCACGCTGGAGATCTTGGCCCGTCCCCTGCCTGCCTCCGGCGTCACCGGGCTGGCGCGGCTGCTGGAAGGGGCACGGCAGCCGCGCTGGCGGATCTGGGCCACGGATGCGCCCTTCCACCACAAGGACCGCCTGAAGGCCCGCGGCTACCGCTGGAACGCGGAGGAGAAGGGGGCGGCGCAGCCGCGCGCCTGGTTCATCGAGGTGGCGGAGGCCGAGCGCGCGGCGGAATGCGCTTTTCTCTGCCAGGAGATCTATGGCCGGGAGTGGGAGCCGGTGATGCAGCGGATCACCGCCCTCGAGCGCTACTCGGTCCGCGGCTGA